Genomic DNA from Corallococcus macrosporus:
CCTTCGCGGCCACCGTCTCCGCGGACAGGTCGTCCGGATCCACGTCGTAGTCGCGCAGGCTGTACGCGATGCCGAGCGAGTCCAGGAGCCGGGCGGCGTTCGTCTTCATGGGTGCGTCACATCCCCAGGGCGGCGGCGGCGGCCTTCACGCGCTGGAGCGCGTCCTCGGGCGTGCTTCCCACCGCGGACAGGTGGCCCATCTTGCGGCCCTTGCGCGCGTCGCGCTTGCCGTACAGGTGCAGCCGGACGCCGGGCATCGCCAGCGCCTGCGCGAACCGGGGCCCGCCTTCCTTCAGCCACAGGTCGCCCAGCAGGTTCACGATGGCCGCGGGGCGCACCACCTCCACGGAGCCCAGGGGCAGGTTGCACACCGCGCGCACGGCCTGCTCGAACTGGCTGGTGAGGCACGCGACTTCCGTCGAGTGGAAGCTGTTGTGCGGCCGGGGCGCCACCTCGTTCACCAGCAGCGAGCCGTCACCCAGGAGGAACATCTCCACGACGAGCAGCCCCTCCACCTTCAGCCCGGAGGTGATGTCGCGCGCCACCTGCGACGCCTGCGTCAGCACGGCCTGGGGCAGCGGGCCCGGCAGCAGCGACCACGCGAGGATGCGCTCCTCGTGGTGGTTGAACGCGGGCGGGTACACCGCGAGCTGCCCATCCGGGCCGCGCGCCACCAGCACGGACAGCTCCGCCTTCAGGTCCAGCGCGGCCTCCACCACCACGGAGCGCTCGCCCAGCTCCTTCCACGCGACGGCCGCCTCGGAGGCGGACTTCACCTCGTACTGGCCGCGCCCGTCGTAGCCGCCCTCGCTGGACTTGATGAAGCACCTGCCGCCCAGCGCGGTGATGGCCGCGGACAGCTCCGCCTCCGAGTTCGCCTCGCGCCACGGGCCCAGCGGGAAGCCGCCCTTCGCGAGCCAGGCCTTCTGCCGGCCGCGGTGCTGCACCACCTCCAGCACGGAGGCGCCGGGCCGCATGGGCGCGTGCCGGGCCACCGCGTTGAGCGTGCCGAGCGACACCTTTTCAATCTCCAGCGTCACCACGTCGCACTGGCGCGCCAGGTCCTCGGCCGCCGCCGTGTCCGTGAAGGACGCGGTGAGGCAGCGGTCCACCACGTTGCGCGACGGGCACGCCGAGTCCGGATCCAAGGCCTGCACCTGGTAGCCCAGCGTGCGCGCCGCGAGCGCCATCATGCGCCCCAGCTGGCCGCCGCCCAGGATGCCCAGCGTTCCTCCGGGAAGCACCATGGGGCCGCTCATCCCGCCACCTCGCGGTGCGCGAGGACTTCATCCGTGCGCGCCTTGCGCCAGGCGGCCAGCCGCTCGCGCAGCTCCGGGTACTTCAGCGCCAGGATGGCCGCCGCGTGCAGCGCCGCGTTGGCGGCCCCCGGCTTGCCAATGGCCTGCGTGCCCACCGGGACGCCCTTGGGCATCTGCACGATGGAGAGCAGCGCGTCGAAGCCGGAGAGCACCGTGGTGGGCATGGGCACGCCCAGCACCGGCAGCAGCGTCTTGCTGGACACCATGCCGGGCAGGTGCGCCGCGCCGCCCGCCGCGGCGATGATGACGGACAGGCCGCGCGACTCCGCCGTGGACGCGTACTCCATCATCCAGTCCGGCGTGCGGTGCGCGGACACGACGCGCACCTCATGCGGGATGCGCAGCTCGGCGAGGATGTCGATCGCCGGTTGCAGGTGTTCGAGGTCGCTTCTGCCGCCCATGATGACCCCGACCCACGGGGTGCTCGCGCTCGCCGCCATGCTTGTCCGCGCCTCCAGTGCGCCCTGCTTCCAGGGGGTGAAGCCTGGAAGAACGCGGAGATAGGGCCACGCGATTCCGGAGGTCAACCGCGAAGATGTGACGTCGCGATGAAGGGCGGGCGGGGGGACGGGCGCCGCCCCCTCGCACGCCCTGGCCCCGACACTCAGTACGTCGAGCCCATGCGCCCGAAGCTCTTGAGCGCCTTCACCTTGCTGTTCTTCACGGCGGCCTTCTGGGCTTCTTCCGTCTGGGCGTCGTCGTATTCCTGCATCGCGCGGGCCTGGTCGGCCTGATCCGCCGCCACCGCCGCCGCGCCCGCCACCGCGCCCGCCTCCATGAAGAGGGCCTGGTTCTGGGACAGGTAGCCCTTCGCCTCGTCCTTGCGGCCCTGGCTCATCGCCTCCGCGGCCTTCTGGAGGTTCTGCGCGCTGCGGGCCCGGGCCGCGTACACCGTGGCCTCCTTGTCCTGGCGCTGGACGACCTCTTCACGCACGTCGGTGGCCACCGCGGCCAGCGTGGACTGGTCCTCCACGTTCTTGTGCACGAGCAGGTCCGTGTACGCGACCTTCAGCCCCGCCACCTGCACGGACTGGCCCGCCGCCGTGCCCGTCACGTGGAGGCGCGCCACCACGCGCTCCACCTGGCCCGCGGAGAAGTCCGGCAGCGCCACGCGCACGGTGTTGCCGGCCTGGTGCGCGCGGTAGCCCAGCACCTCGTCCAGCGTCGTGCCCGGGGGCAGCTCGAAGGACAGCTCCACGTTGCGCGCCACCGCGGTGGTGGCCTGCTGCAGGTCGCGCTGGAAGAGGGTGGACAGCTTGCTTGCGTCCTCGAGGAAGCCGTACGCGCCGGCGCCGTACTCCGCGAAGGCCTGCATCAGGTCCTCGTTGAAGTCCGTGCCCACGCCAATGGAGCTCACCGTGATGCCGGAGGCGCGGATCTCCTTCACCACGCTCTTGAGCCCCTCCTCGTCGGACACGCCCTCGGTGGGCTGGCCGTCGCTCATCAGGATGAGGCGGTTGACGCTGGCCCCGTTGCCCATGGCGGACGCCAGCTGCGTGCGGCCCACCATCAGCCCCGAGCTGATGTTGGTGCCGCCGTCGTCCCAGATGCCGTCGATGAACTGGAGCATCCGCTCGCGGTTGCCCGCGGTGGCCGGCAGGGACGGCAGGCTCTTCACGTCACTGCCGTAGTGAACGATGGCCAGCCGGTCCTCGTCGCGCAGCAGCGTCACCAGGTGCCGCGCGGCCTGCTTCGCCTGCTGGAGCTTGTAGCCGCTCATGGACCCGGACCGGTCGATGACCACCGCCAGGTTCACCGGGCTGCGCTTCGCCCCGGGGACCTCCGCGCCGGTGAGGTCCACCGTCACGTACGTCTCCGAGGCGCCCACCGGCACGTAGGGATGCGACAGGCGGCTGGTGACCTGGAGGCTGCCGGAGGACGAGCGCGGCCCCGGGGCCGGCGTGGGCGGGGCGGGCTCCACGACGGCGGCCGGCGGGACGGGCAGCAGGCTGCGCTGGGGCAGGCCCAGCACCAGCGCGGTGAGGGCGAGGCCACCAGCCAGGCCGAGGAAGAGGACCGTACGATTCATGGCAGGGCTCCAGAGGCGTTTGGAAACGCGGGCCCTGCCTTTACGAACGGGGCGCGCGAAAAGGTCTAACCCTTTCGCGCGAGGCGACTGTTCAGTGCGCCGTTCAGGTGCCCGACGCGGCCGGCACGGAGCCCGCGCAGAAGTAGGGCGAGTTGTTCTCGCCGAAGGTGCGGCGGTAGAAGCTCTCGTCGGCGGCGCGGATGGCGTCCAGCGTGTCCTGATCCAGCAGCAGGGGCCGGCACGTCATGCGGTCCTTGAGGCCCACCTCCACGTCGTCCACCGTGCGGGTGATTTCGCAGCCGGTGGTGGTGCCCTGCACGCACTCCTTGCTGCAGTAGCCCAGGGCCGGCGCCTCCGG
This window encodes:
- the purK gene encoding 5-(carboxyamino)imidazole ribonucleotide synthase translates to MSGPMVLPGGTLGILGGGQLGRMMALAARTLGYQVQALDPDSACPSRNVVDRCLTASFTDTAAAEDLARQCDVVTLEIEKVSLGTLNAVARHAPMRPGASVLEVVQHRGRQKAWLAKGGFPLGPWREANSEAELSAAITALGGRCFIKSSEGGYDGRGQYEVKSASEAAVAWKELGERSVVVEAALDLKAELSVLVARGPDGQLAVYPPAFNHHEERILAWSLLPGPLPQAVLTQASQVARDITSGLKVEGLLVVEMFLLGDGSLLVNEVAPRPHNSFHSTEVACLTSQFEQAVRAVCNLPLGSVEVVRPAAIVNLLGDLWLKEGGPRFAQALAMPGVRLHLYGKRDARKGRKMGHLSAVGSTPEDALQRVKAAAAALGM
- a CDS encoding vWA domain-containing protein yields the protein MNRTVLFLGLAGGLALTALVLGLPQRSLLPVPPAAVVEPAPPTPAPGPRSSSGSLQVTSRLSHPYVPVGASETYVTVDLTGAEVPGAKRSPVNLAVVIDRSGSMSGYKLQQAKQAARHLVTLLRDEDRLAIVHYGSDVKSLPSLPATAGNRERMLQFIDGIWDDGGTNISSGLMVGRTQLASAMGNGASVNRLILMSDGQPTEGVSDEEGLKSVVKEIRASGITVSSIGVGTDFNEDLMQAFAEYGAGAYGFLEDASKLSTLFQRDLQQATTAVARNVELSFELPPGTTLDEVLGYRAHQAGNTVRVALPDFSAGQVERVVARLHVTGTAAGQSVQVAGLKVAYTDLLVHKNVEDQSTLAAVATDVREEVVQRQDKEATVYAARARSAQNLQKAAEAMSQGRKDEAKGYLSQNQALFMEAGAVAGAAAVAADQADQARAMQEYDDAQTEEAQKAAVKNSKVKALKSFGRMGSTY
- the cglC gene encoding adventurous gliding motility lipoprotein CglC — its product is MFVRSALFLSAVLLMGGCDVTTELGKPCTLVRKATAEEQEAQGREVVEVKEKDIAAEQDFISFGSLECEDLICVRDDQSPRSTDPEAPALGYCSKECVQGTTTGCEITRTVDDVEVGLKDRMTCRPLLLDQDTLDAIRAADESFYRRTFGENNSPYFCAGSVPAASGT
- the purE gene encoding 5-(carboxyamino)imidazole ribonucleotide mutase; amino-acid sequence: MAASASTPWVGVIMGGRSDLEHLQPAIDILAELRIPHEVRVVSAHRTPDWMMEYASTAESRGLSVIIAAAGGAAHLPGMVSSKTLLPVLGVPMPTTVLSGFDALLSIVQMPKGVPVGTQAIGKPGAANAALHAAAILALKYPELRERLAAWRKARTDEVLAHREVAG